In a genomic window of Caloenas nicobarica isolate bCalNic1 chromosome 1, bCalNic1.hap1, whole genome shotgun sequence:
- the LOC135985499 gene encoding sushi domain-containing protein 3-like: MTGQRFGKCITLCLLPWSCLSFAWSDAAGTGTISPGAGHFRKGLPKDAANRTYVHSNVSAPCMALAPPRYGYYYVDRGSGISLGSVLVYWCQEGYQLVGSERLSCLRRESISSWSHPPPHCQAAPQPPTPGSRAAVAASLLSGAVILALSVSFAVCCWRERARRSRGGQQHRRKVRGGRKRNPSTPDRGRNAFGRLKHYHRRDYHLSTLSSSVFPGAFAGCNNLPFQRSSENPPKLPLQSWHPEAQVLPQLVFQPGASPITALPSQPPHNLLLPDMPYPADLPGDLLPLYYRSHEEHKLFTKFSRPV, encoded by the exons ATGACGGGACAAAGGTTCGGGAAATGCATCACCCTTTGCCTgctgccctggagctgcctgAGTTTTGCCTGGAGTGATGCTGCTGGGACTGGGACCATCTCGCCTGGGGCAGGACACTTCAGAAAGGGGCTTCCCAAAGACGCTGCCAACAGGACGTACGTGCACAGCAACGTCTCAG cACCGTGCATGGCTCTCGCCCCTCCACGCTATGGATACTACTATGTGGACAGAGGCTCAGGCATCTCCTTGGGCTCGGTCCTTGTGTACTGGTGCCAGGAGGGGTACCAGCTGGTGGGCAGCGAGAGGCTCTCCTGCCTCCGCCGGGAGAGCATCTCATCCTGGAGCCACCCCCCGCCCCACTGCCAGG ccgccccgcagcccccgacCCCCGGCTCCCGCGCTGCGGTGGCCGCCTCGCTGCTGAGCGGAGCCGTCATCCTGGCTCTGTCCGTCTCCTTCGCCGTGTGCTGCTGGCGGGAGAGGGCGAGGAGGAGCCGCGGAGG ACAGCAGCATAGGAGAAAAGTCAGAGGAGGACGGAAACGCAACCCCTCCACCCCTGATAGGGGCAGGAACGCTTTCGGGAGGCTGAAGCACTACCACCGGCGCGACTACCACCTCTCCACCCTCTCCAGCTCTGTGTTCCCGGGGGCATTCGCAGGCTGCAATAACCTGCCTTTCCAAAG GAGCTCCGAAAACCCACCAAAGCtgcccctgcagagctggcaccCCGAAGCACAGGTCTTGCCGCAGCTGGTGTTCCAGCCCGGTGCATCGCCCATCACCGCCCTGCCCAGCCAGCCGCCCCACAACCTGCTGCTGCCCGACATGCCCTACCCGGCCGACCTCCCCGGGGACCTGCTCCCTCTCTACTACAGAAGCCATGAAGAACATAAGCTCTTCACCAAGTTCAGCAGGCCAGTTTGA